Proteins encoded by one window of Paroedura picta isolate Pp20150507F chromosome 9, Ppicta_v3.0, whole genome shotgun sequence:
- the POLR2K gene encoding DNA-directed RNA polymerases I, II, and III subunit RPABC4, with amino-acid sequence MDAEKDVPPPKEQPMIYICGKCYKENEISAKEPIRCKECGWIIMYKKRTKRLVVFDAR; translated from the exons ATGGACGCTGAGAAAGATGTGCCACCTCCCAAGGAGCAGCCCATGATATATATCTGTGGAA AATGttataaagaaaatgaaataagTGCAAAAGAGCCCATCCGATGCAAAGAGTGTGGTTGGATAATCATGTACAAGAAGAGAACAAAAAGAT TGGTTGTATTTGATGCCCGGTGA